The genomic segment CAGTACGCGGGCCAGGGCCGCTATGAGGTGGCCGTGCCGCTGTGCCGCCAGGCCCTGGAGGACCTGGAGCGGAGCTCGGGCCACTGCCACCCCGACGTGGCCACCATGCTCAACATCCTGGCGTTGGTGTACCGGTGGGGGCCGCCGCcgaagggcagagggagggacGTTGTTGGGCAGAAGTGGGGGGCCCTTGTGTCCTGCTCTACAGCACAGGGTAcctgcaggggtggggtggaaggggaCGGAGATCTGGGGAGACCACAGAGACCTGGGCAGAGAGGAGTTGGCGTGGGCAAGACCCCCAACAGAGTAGGGCGGAGGCCTGGGGCGGCAGAGGCTTGGCACCTACCTGCGGGCATGCAGGGACCCTGTGCTAGAtctgggaggggtggggacacCCAGAAGGGACCCCTGGGGGACGCCACCCATGCTCAGCCCAGCCCAGAGCCCCGGCCCCGGCCTAACCGCCTCCCCCCGGGGCTGCTCCACAGAGACCAGAACAAGTACAAAGAGGCCACAGACCTGCTCCACGACGCCCTGCAGATCCGGGAGCAGACACTGGGCCCCGAGCAccctgcagtgagtgggggcccGGGAGGGAGGGCGGGGGGCTGTGGGCTGGGCGCCCCTCCCCTGATCCCCTCCCAACCCCCCAGGTGGCTGCCACCCTCAACAACCTGGCTGTCCTCTATGGGAAGCGCGGGCGTTACCGAGAGGCAGAGCCCCTGTGCCAGCGTGCCCTGGAGATCCGGGAGAAGGTACTGCCCGGCCTGGCTCCCGTGGGGCCCCGTCCCACATGGCCCTTCCCCGGACTCTGTGGCTCTTGCGTGACCCTGGTTTGTTTTTGTGACCCCAGACCTTTTGTGCCTTTCTCATGTGATGTTGTGAACCTAGAACCAATTTGAACCTAGAGTTCCCAGTCCCCTGACTCACCACCCTTGACTCCAGCTACCAACTCATGAGCCTCGTCATGATGGCTGCTGGCAACACGTGGCCCGCCAACCCCAGATGACTTGTGAACCCATGACCCCTAGGTCCTGGGCGCCGACCATCCGGATGTGGCCAAGCAGCTCAACAACCTGGCCCTGCTCTGCCAGAACCAGGGCAAGTTCGAGGAGGTGGAGCGGCACTACGCCCGGGCCCTGAGCATTTACGAGGCCCTGGGCGGGCCCCATGACCCCAACGTGGCCAAGACCAAGAACAACTTGGTGAGGGCACCTGGGGGCGTGGTGGTCTCGGTCTTGAGGCCCCAGCACCGGGCGAGTACCCATCGCTTGATGGGGCCCCATCTCTGCCCAGCCCTTGGGCTTCCACACCAGTGAGGCTCGCCAGCTCAGAGGATGTGGAAGGGTCGGGAAACTGGCAGGTTGGCGGGGGCCAGAGAACTGCTCCAGGCAGAGAGGGGGCCGGAGACACTGGCCGGGAGCAGAGAGCATTTGTTGCGCCAGGCCCCCTTCTCAGGACTTTCCCTGGACCGTTTCAAGGGCCTTGTGAGGGAGGTGCTCCCACTGCCCCAttgtgcagatgaggaaactgaggcagagagagggctgTCGCCGGCCCACGGCAGACTGGGGAGCAGGCCCTGCTCAGAGCCAGCAGGGCACCTGCCCTGTGGGAAGCAGTGGGCTCGAGCTCCAAGCCCATTCTGCGGTCAGCTGAGGGCCTGGAGTGCGGGATGAGGCTGGGCCGCTTCTGGGGGGCCGGGAAGGAGGTGCCGGGTGCAGCGCTTAGATGAGCCAGGATCACCCAGGCCATGCCCTCCCCGCAGGCCTCAGCCTACCTGAAGCAGAACAAGTACCAGCAGGCGGAAGAGCTGTACAAAGAGATCCTCCGCAGGGAAGCCCTGCCCGCCCCGCTCGGTGAGCCCCCGGCCCCTCCCGTGCCCCGGGGGCTGCTCAGCGTTCCCCCCCCACAATGTCCCCATCTGTCCCCAGGAGCCCCCAACACAGGCACCACTAGTGACGCACAGCAGCAGGTGAGGAGGGCTTTGTGCGGGCTCCCAGGGGAAGGGCGACCTGGGTGGCAGGGGAGGCTGACCGGCGTCCCGGCGCCCTCCCCAGACCCTTCGTCGGAGCAGCTCCTTCTCTAAGCTCCGGGAGTCCATCCGGCGCGGAAGCGAGAAGCTGGTCTCCCGGCTCCGAGGCGAGGGGGCAGCGGGGGCGAGCGGGTGAGTCTGCCCCTCTCCCCCCGTCCTACTTGAGGACCGTGTTTGGCTCCCGCCTCCCCTGCGACACAAACTGTCAGGCCTGGCGCCCGAGTCTCCCAGGGTGGGAGCCAGGCTCACTGCCGCGCCCCAATCCTGGGCAGGATGAAGAGGGCCATGTCACTCAGCATGCTGAACACGGATGGCTCGAGGGCGCCTGAGAACCAGGTGAGGGGACCCCTGGGCCGGGTGGGACAGGCCCAGAGGCTGGGGGGATGGTCAGGCTGGCATTGGAATGGACCCCCACACATGAGCACGATGGGTTTTATTTGGGTAGATGCAGGGGGATGGAGGGGTTGGAGTTGGGTAGGGACAGGAAGATGGGCCGGCAGCACAGCCCCGCTGGGCAGGGGCAGCCCCGTGTCCTGCCCTCAGCCGCCCCGTGCCTGTCCCCAGTTCCCCAGGCAGCACCTGAGCGAGGCCTCGAGGACCCTCAGCACCAGCACCCAGGACCTGGGCCCCCGCTAGAGGCGACAGGACCACGTGGCTGCAGCTTCTCAGGAGGAGCGGGAGGGGTGGGCAAGGGGAGGGagtcctctcctctccctgatGGCTCCCCACGGCTCCAGCCTCCCTGAGCTCCACTCCTGAGATTAAAGGCTGTAGATCTGGCAGCTAGAAGGTCTTCCTGAGGTGTCCTGTGGGGACCTCCAGGCCCCTCCCGGAGGCCCCTCCGAGCACCGGGACCGAGGCCGGCTAAGACTTGGGCGTCACAGCCCCGCCTGGCGCTACAGCTGCTGGGCAATCTGCTCAATCCTCCGCAGAGTCTCCTCCGACTCCAGCTGCTCCAGGCTGAGCAGGGACAGGCCCAGCTGGTCCTCCTGGGAGTGAGGAGAAGGGGTGTCAGCTGGCCCACATCCCCCCACAGGGCTCAGTAGTGGCAGAAGGCGCCACCCAGGGGCCCAGGACAGGATGCTTGAACTAGAAATGCCCAGTCAACTCGGGTCATCCCGTCCCTGTGAACGGAAGACGGgcccagggagggaggtggcagagcGCCAGGTCTGAGCCAGAGAGGACTGGCCTTCCACAGCCCCCACGAGCAGCTCGGGGCACCCGCTGGGGACACACTGGCATCAGGAGCCCTCAGCTCTCCCCCAGCTGCCAGGCACGGGCTGGGGGGTGGCACGCACACAAACCTCCCTCTGGGGCAGGCTGGGGTTGGGGCTCGGGAAGAAAGCCCAGGGCTCTTCCCAGAAGAGGGCTCACCCGGTGGAAGGGCTGTGCCATCTGCCTCAGGAAGTACTTGGCGACCTGGACCCCCTCGTCGACGGTCAGGTTGAGGTTGGCGTCCGTGAGATgctcctggatccaccggggcagcTTCCCCCGCTTGTCAGCCCGAGCAAACcgctggtggtggtgggggtgggggtgtcaggACCCTGGTGGGAGAGCCCAGGCACCCACAGCCTGGCCCTCCCCCTCTGGTTGGCGGGGGCCCCGAACCCACCGCACCTTGTCAGCAAAGACCATCAGGCCATAGTCCGTCTTGCCCCTGATGGCCCGACCCACACACTGGGCAGCGTGGCGCATGGCATCAAAGGTGAGAAAGTCGTTTTCACGAATCTGGAACTGGTCCCGAAGGTATTCCAGCCGTGCCTGTGGGTGCAGAGATGGGGGCCAGGGCCATTTCTCACACTAGCCCCAGGGGAGGCCTTCATGTCCGTCCGCCTGTCCCCGGCGAGGCTCACCTTGAGAATGCGGCTCTGGGTGTAGACGTAGGGCACCCCGAACATGATGACGGCCCGCCCGTAGTGGTGCACTGCGGGGCGAGGGGGAGCGAGAGAGGGCTGACTGCGCGGAGCCCAGGTGCTCTTGCCGTCAGAGGGGGTCCCCAAGGGCCCTGCTGGGCACCCAGGGATAGAGGGAAGGGGAGGCCCCTGTGTGCAagatggtgggtgggtgggtgaggtcCCCTCTGGGAACAGAAACGGCCACACAGGCAGGGAGGGCCAAGTCCACTCACCAAAGTCGATTCCCTCGGACACCTTGCCTCGGGCCACTGAGAGCAGGATGGCCCCGCGGCCGTTCTCACAGGCCTGGGGAGGGAAGGCCAGGACACAGACGCATCACCAGGGAGCTGTGCCGCCTCTGGCCCCTCTCTGCCCAGACTCCCCTTGTCCCCCCAGTACCCACCTCCTGGTACTTCTCCAGGGCAACGCTGGTCTCAGCCCCATCCTGGGTCTCGATGAAGAGCAGCTTGTTCCTCTGGATGTTCTCCAGGATGCCCTTCAGGGAGGACAAGGGGAGGTCAGGATGTGGGCGGTGGACGGTGGGTTCAAGGATGGGGGTGTCCTGCTTaaactcagctctgccactgactcCTGGGCGACAGGCCACCCTGTCCCCTGGCCTCAACCTGCCCTCTGGGGACCGGGGGAGGGTGGTGGCAGGGTCCTGCCTCACTTCTTTGGAAAACCCTGTGATCCCCGGAGGGAACCAATCCCCATCTTCTGGACAAGTGGGGCAGGCAGGTGGCCCGGGTGACCAATCAGGATGCTCCACCCCCAGCTTGTGATTGGTGGGGAGGCTGATGTAGGCCAGGCAGAGCCAATCAGAGGCTGCCTTGAGTGTTCACATTTGACACTGAAATAGACGCATGGTTCTGATCAAGGACAGATGTGTGACAGACCAGAGAGACAACAGAGGGTCCAGAACAGCTCCCAACAGAGACCCCTCACCTGTGCCACTCAGTGTGGTGGGGGGAGCTCGTTTTAGCAAATGGGCCTGGAGCAACAGATttccaaatggggaaaaagtgaaccTTGACTTACATCCTACACAAAGATGAACCTGCGGTACCTCAGAGCTTAGATGTGAAAGTTAAGACTACAAAACTTCTAGACGGAAGCACAGGAGACCATCTCTGTGACCCTAGGGTAGACAGAGGTTTCCTAACTAGGACACAAAAGACACTGAGGACGTGGGGCACAAGTGGCTGACATTGTGCGGAAAGAGCCTGAGGACGAGACCAAGGTCTTGCCTTTGTGCATGACATTCCCACACACGCTGGTGTTAGCCACGTTCACTTGTCTCACCCCAAAGAAGCGCTTGCTCTAACTTACCCGAGAGCTGGGCTCATGGCACAGAATCATATCCTATCAGGGGCCCAGTGCCCAGCTGTGGTGAGCCCCATCTCCAGAATGCCCCATGACTTCACCCACACAGTCCCCAGAAGGGACTCCTCCAGGCTCTTCGCCCCGAGTCTCTGTTCAGCCTTAATTCTCCGGAACCTTCCTTTAACGGCACAGCACCTCACTACACTCACGCCTGCTACCCAGTGTCTCCACACACCATACGAGCTGGAGGGACAGCTGGGGGCAACCAGGAGGGAACCAGGAAGCCCTCAGGTGGGGTGTGGTCAGCGCTCCTGAGGGGCATGCCTCGGAGAAAGGGGCCCAGTGAGGCCGCTGATGTCCTCGTTCCTAACCTGGACGTGGGGCACGGTGAACACAGTTTTTTAAGCTGCCCTCTGCGCTTTATACGCTGTCTTGCCACTTGCAATACACATCACCATTTAAAACACAAGAGGAAAGAAGCCAGCAGAGGAGCGAGCTGAGAGCTCAGAGGGTCCGAGCGCGGAGCCAGAGGCGGGCGTACCTGCTCATACCAGGAGGCCACGGTGCTCTCCATGTATTGGTAGCTGGTGAAGAAGGCCACGATGCCGTCAGGGACCACAGCGGACATCTCCAGCAGGAGATTCCCGTAGTTCCGGATCACCGCTATGAGGGTGAGAGGTCAGACCGTCTCCTGGCCTGggtcctcctccccactccccatcaGAGCTTTCTTGTCTGAAACTTGGGGTTCCTAGAAACCCCACTGCCAGCTGTTCACACGCATCCCAATTCTCCTTCCAGACTCATGGGAGGACTGCCCCTTGACCCACCAGTTAGgtgtggccatgtgacttgcCACGGCCAGTGAAGGGCCGTGTCACTTCCAGGCGAGGAGCTTTATGAGCCAGTACACAACCCACCAGGACCCCTCCCGTCCCACCTCGCCAGCGCAGGGATGTGTCCGATGGTAGAGGTTCCCAGAAGGGAGAGGTTCGTGGCAGGCCCCCACCAACCCACAGCGGCACGTAGCACAGGCAAGAAGCAACCTCTGTGTGAAGCCACTTTGACTTGTTACTGCGTCCAGGACCCAGTTCATGCTGACCGACCCACCTCCCCTCCTGGGACTCACACAGACCACCCCCGTGGGAACCATACCAATATCTTCCCGGGTCTCAAACTTGGAGCTGATGGCCACCTGGTCGTTGCCACGGCCGATGATCTGGAGAGTGTGAGAGGTTGTGATGAGCACGCCGAAGCAGCCGCCCCGGTGTGCCCACGGGCCGCAGGCCAGCGCTGCTGTGTGCTTTCTATAGACACAGCGTCACCAAGTGAACCCTCAGCTACCCTCTTATCTGTGGGCTGCAGATGAGTGAcctcaggctcagagagggcgAGTTGCCCGCCCAGGGTCACCCGGCAGATAGACAACAGAGATGGAACTGACCCCAGGTCTGTCCATGTGTCTCACCAGCAAGGACCCTCTAGTCTGCCCCAGCCTCCAGCCAGGCAGTTCCAGGAAGCTGCACCTCATGCCACTGGCAAAATCACAAAAGCACTGTGTGGTGGAGGGTCCTTACCAGCCCACAAGCCCTGAAGGGCAGCTCCGAAAGCCATAACACTCAGGAAACTCTAGGTGCTTAAGTCTGGCACAAACTCATTTGGTAGCAAGAATTGCCCTGCACGGAGCCTGTTCAGTGTGCTGACGGATCTCCCTTGGTCTGACTCATCAGAATGTTTGCTCAAATATGATTTTCACTAGAGGGATTTGCTCAGACCCCTTGGGAGTGTTTCAAGTCTGGAAAATTCTCAACTCTAAAACACATCTGCCCAGTGACTTCAGAAATGGGACCGAAGGCCCATGTTACAAGGTTCATTTCACAGAGAAGAGGACTGAGGCCGAGTGGCAGGGTCCCTTAGCAAGGCCACTGCCAGACGACGGGCCAGGTAACACCCCGTTAACCAAGTAGCAGGCCCTGGGCCATGAAAGCCTGTCACACACACTGTCTCACTAAATCCCCTCAGCCACCCTGGGAGATCAGAGCGGGGgtgttcccatttcacagatgagaaaactgaggctcagggagtcaAACTCAAGCCCAGGTCTGTCAGAACCCAGAATCCGTGCCCTCAGCTGCCTCAGCAGTAGAGAGGAAAGAAGGCCCTCGTCCCACCACCCTCTCCGCCACCTCCCCCGTGTACCATGGGGCACAGGCAGACCCGGGCCAACGTCATGGTGAAGGTCGCCATGGTGACGGGGTGGAAGTCCAGGATCTTGGGGTAGATGTCCAGCGGGGACAGTGTCTACAGCGGGGACAGCAGAGGGATCTCAGCAGGACAGGGCAGGAGCCAGGAGCCTCCCGGGGAGGGCTGGAGGCCAGAAGGGAGGGTCCTCACCCCGGATGTGATGATGACGGACTGGAAGCGCTCGAACACGGGTTTGATGGCCAGTGAGGCGTCCATGCAGCTGTGGGGAGCAGACCAGGGTGGTGAGGGCCAGGTTGCGGGGGCCAGGGCCCTGTGGTCCGCTGGCATTCCCCCCTGGGGTGGGATCTCACCTGAAGTGCAGGATGGGGTTGGCAATGGTCGGGGTCCTGTCGTCAAAGGGCTCGATGATGATGGTGAAACCTACAGGGGGCCGGCGGGATTCCTTGAGGGCCAGGCATGACTCCGCCCACTTGGCCACGACCCCCCACTTTCTCCCTCCACTCCACTCCCCCTCCCCTCACGTTCCTCAGTGAATGCCACCAGCCATCAGAGGCCCAACGCTACAACCCAGGCCCCTGAGTCCAATATATACCCCAACCTGCCCGCCCCTCCCTTGGGCTGACACTTGTGTGAATGTTCACAGAGGACCCTGGGCCGGGCACCAAAGGCTCACCCCTCACCCTCCGGGGCCCACAGGGGCCCACCACGCCCCTCCAGCCAAAGCCTCCAGCCTTCTCCCACCAGTTTTTGTCTGAGCGGTCAGGAGGCTGGTCAGCTCTCCTCCAAAGTCCAGCTGCCCTCTGAGCGcttccccggccccgcccagaccGGCCGCCATCGCCCCCTGCCTGGCCCACTGCAGTCGCTCCTCATCCCCGCTCCCTTCACAGCGGCCAGAGGATCCTTGAACTCGAGTCAGGGCACATCCCTCCCTGCTCAGAAGCCCCCAGGGCTCCCCACGACCCTCCCAGGGTCCAGAACTGTCGGGGGGATCCTGccacccctacccccatcccTCTGTGCTCACGGGCTTCCTGCCTGACTTTCAAAACCACCAgggtcacacacacaaaagaacaaCCCCACCAGAGTCATTCCACCCCAGGGCCTCTGCACGTGCCCCACTGTCTGAAAAGCTTCCTGAGGCGGCTGGCTCCTGGTCATTCAGAACCCAGCTCAAATGTCAGCTCCTCAGGAAAGCCGCCCTGGTCACCGCAGACACTGTGTGCATGGTCCAACACAGTGCCATGTTTGTGTCTCGTGAAAACTATcactttctggaattatcttgcgtACCCACATTTACATCTTTGCTACCTGTCTTCCCTGCTAGAATTTAAGTTCTGGGAGGTCAGGAATGAGGTCTTTCATGGTTCCTGCCATCTCCCCAGGGCTGGGCCTGGCCCATTTATtgagcaaataaatgaatgaacgcATCCGCATAATCAATTTCACTTagcaaagatgtttttaaaaatatcatcatGTCCTCTGTGCCAAGCCCTGGACTGGGAACACAGCAGTGACCGAGACAACCCTGGCCTCGCCCTCTCAGGACTCACAGTCCAAGGATAGGGACACAGAGCTGTCCCCAGAGTGACCACTCTGAGTGGGAAggctgggacaggggagcctaaagGAGAGGGCCTGGCCCAGCCTCGGAGCCagaggggcttcctggaggaagaggaggagaaggagacatctCTCCTGAGCCAAGAACTGAGGGGTGACGGGAAAGACAGTTGGGAAGATGGGGAAAGCTGTTCCAGGTACAAGAATGTGAGGTGTCGGTAGATGGAGAAGTGGGGAAGAGAGGAGGACGGACAAACCGAGAGGGAGGATGGGATGGACAGAGGGACAGAGGCAGAAAGAAGATTCCAGTGACACTTGCTGCCCATTGGCGCTGGGGTGGGGACAGGCTATCTTCCTGCCAAGGTCAGACAGGCTGACCTAGTTTGCTGGATAGAGGAGTAATCCCTGGGGATGAGACTGAGCCCTTGGCAGCTTAAAGCTGATGAGTGGGGGGCAGAATGCTCCCCTGTACCCTCCCAGCAGGCTGGAAATCTGAGCGTCCTCCCCCCAAGGCCCCGCACAACCAGGCACCAAGTCGTGGCCTCTTGACCTCCCACGACTCTCTCCAGCACCCCACCCCGCCCTGGCCCAGCCTCTGCCAGAATAGTCCTCTAAAGCGCAATCTGCCCCTACGTCTCCCTGTTCAGAACCTGCCACGGCTCCCCAGTGCCACTGGGAGGATGACCACCCCCCTGCATGCCCCCCGGGGTGAGAGGACCCCGCAGAATCTCTCCTTCCTCGCCTCACgccactgcccacccccacccacctccatctGCAGCCAGAGAGAGCCTTTAAAAATACCCACCTGAGCACAAGTCTCACTCACTCAAGGGCTGTTCGtggctccccactgccctcaAAATAAGGCCcagagcacttccctggtggtccaggggctaaaacCCTGCACTCCCAacactgggggcctgggttcaatccctggtcagggaactagatcccacatgccacaactaaagatcctgcacgtcacaactaagaccagcgtggctaataaattttaaaacaaataaataaagtccaAACTCCAGAGCCTAGCCTGTCCAAGTCCCAGGGGCTACCCTCTAGGCCCTGCCGGATCCCAATTCCAGCTGCTGGGGGCCAGCAGAGGCAGGAAGAGGCGAGCTTACCCTTCGCGTAGGTGCTGACAAGCGTGGCGAAGTTAGCGAGGAGGGTGAGTGGGGAGAAGTCAGTAAGGTCCGAGATCTCCAAGGTGTGCAAGAGGGAGCGGAGGCGCTCGGCGCAGAACCTGGTGGGGTGAGGGGCGGGCAGGTGAGGGAGGTGGTGGCTGCAGGCTGGACAGCCCGCTCGTC from the Capra hircus breed San Clemente chromosome 18, ASM170441v1, whole genome shotgun sequence genome contains:
- the KLC3 gene encoding kinesin light chain 3, producing the protein MSVQVAAPGGVGLGPDRPSPEELVRQTRQVVKGLEALRAEHRGLAGHLAEALAAQGPAAGLELLEEKQQVVSHSLEAIELGLGEAQVLLALSAHVGALEAEKQRLRAQARRLAQENAWLREELEETQRRLRASEEAVAQLEEEKSHLEFLGQLRQYDPPAESQQPESPPRRDSLASLFPSEEEERRGPEAAGAAAAQQGGYEIPARLRTLHNLVIQYAGQGRYEVAVPLCRQALEDLERSSGHCHPDVATMLNILALVYRDQNKYKEATDLLHDALQIREQTLGPEHPAVAATLNNLAVLYGKRGRYREAEPLCQRALEIREKVLGADHPDVAKQLNNLALLCQNQGKFEEVERHYARALSIYEALGGPHDPNVAKTKNNLASAYLKQNKYQQAEELYKEILRREALPAPLGAPNTGTTSDAQQQTLRRSSSFSKLRESIRRGSEKLVSRLRGEGAAGASGMKRAMSLSMLNTDGSRAPENQFPRQHLSEASRTLSTSTQDLGPR
- the ERCC2 gene encoding TFIIH basal transcription factor complex helicase XPD subunit encodes the protein MKLNVDGLLVYFPYDYIYPEQFSYMLELKRTLDAKGHGVLEMPSGTGKTVSLLALIMAYQRAYPLEVTKLIYCSRTVPEIEKVIEELRKLLSFYEKQEGEKLPFLGLALSSRKNLCIHPEVTPLRFGKDVDGKCHSLTASYVRAQYQRDSSLPHCRFYEEFDVHGRQVPLPTGIYNLDDLKAVGRRQGWCPYFLARYSILHANVVVYSYHYLLDPKIADLVSKELARKAVVVFDEAHNIDNVCIDSMSVNLTRRTLDRCQANLETLQKTVLRIKETDEQRLREEYRRLVEGLREASAARETDAHLANPVLPDEVLKEAVPGSIRTAEHFLGFLRRLLEYVKWRLRVQHVVQESPPAFLSGLAQRVCIQRKPLRFCAERLRSLLHTLEISDLTDFSPLTLLANFATLVSTYAKGFTIIIEPFDDRTPTIANPILHFSCMDASLAIKPVFERFQSVIITSGTLSPLDIYPKILDFHPVTMATFTMTLARVCLCPMIIGRGNDQVAISSKFETREDIAVIRNYGNLLLEMSAVVPDGIVAFFTSYQYMESTVASWYEQGILENIQRNKLLFIETQDGAETSVALEKYQEACENGRGAILLSVARGKVSEGIDFVHHYGRAVIMFGVPYVYTQSRILKARLEYLRDQFQIRENDFLTFDAMRHAAQCVGRAIRGKTDYGLMVFADKRFARADKRGKLPRWIQEHLTDANLNLTVDEGVQVAKYFLRQMAQPFHREDQLGLSLLSLEQLESEETLRRIEQIAQQL